The Parvibaculaceae bacterium PLY_AMNH_Bact1 genome window below encodes:
- a CDS encoding DegQ family serine endoprotease (Derived by automated computational analysis using gene prediction method: Protein Homology.): MLVRAENTMMGQGKTTRKAWLGAVFALVLAFSLQPLGTGPSFARGAPDSFADLAERLSPAVVNISTSQTVSGRNTRQQVPGLPEGSPFEDFFEDFLERQGRQGAPRRVQSLGSGFVVDPTGYVITNNHVIAEADEIKVIFADGESLDAELIGRDPKTDIAVLKVEPKDDLPYVSFGKSSDARVGDWVMAIGNPFGLGGTVTAGIISAINRDINAGPYDDFIQTDASINRGNSGGPLFNMEGEVVGVNTAIISPSGGSIGIGFSVPSDTAVSVIEQLREYGETRRGWLGVRIQSVNEEIAEGLGLDEPKGALVAGVNPDGPAQDGGVEPGDVIVAFDGKPVPEMRDLPKLVAETSIGRTVDVVVIRDGKEKTLNVKIDRLDETETADASGGSSDKEDEKGTAEVLGLGLSSLNSTTRSQYSVPEDVEGVVVTFVDPVSAAAEKGIRRGDVIVEVAQNDVSSPSDVKTYVEEEKASGRKSVLLLLASNGDLRFVAVRIKEDE; this comes from the coding sequence ATGCTGGTGAGGGCCGAAAACACGATGATGGGTCAGGGAAAAACCACTCGAAAAGCCTGGTTGGGCGCAGTTTTTGCTCTTGTCTTGGCTTTTTCTCTCCAGCCTCTCGGTACAGGTCCAAGCTTTGCGCGTGGCGCACCTGACAGCTTCGCTGACCTTGCCGAGCGTCTTTCTCCTGCAGTTGTGAATATCTCTACGTCGCAGACGGTGAGTGGTCGCAATACCCGTCAACAGGTGCCAGGCCTGCCGGAAGGCTCTCCGTTTGAAGATTTTTTTGAGGACTTCCTGGAGCGGCAAGGACGGCAGGGCGCCCCGCGTCGCGTTCAGTCGCTCGGTTCCGGCTTTGTCGTTGATCCAACGGGCTATGTGATTACCAACAACCACGTGATTGCCGAGGCTGATGAGATCAAAGTGATTTTCGCAGATGGCGAGTCACTTGATGCTGAACTGATTGGCCGCGACCCAAAGACAGATATTGCAGTGCTCAAAGTAGAGCCCAAAGATGATTTGCCTTACGTGTCGTTCGGCAAATCAAGCGATGCGCGCGTCGGCGATTGGGTGATGGCGATTGGTAACCCGTTTGGCCTTGGCGGCACGGTGACTGCGGGCATCATCTCCGCTATCAACCGCGACATTAATGCGGGGCCCTATGATGATTTCATTCAGACCGATGCGTCGATCAACCGAGGGAACTCCGGTGGTCCGCTTTTCAATATGGAAGGTGAAGTTGTTGGTGTAAACACGGCCATCATCTCGCCGTCTGGCGGATCGATTGGGATTGGTTTTTCCGTTCCATCTGACACAGCAGTGTCGGTCATCGAACAGCTCCGTGAGTATGGTGAAACCCGCCGTGGATGGCTTGGTGTCCGTATTCAATCTGTGAATGAAGAAATTGCGGAAGGTCTCGGCTTAGATGAGCCCAAAGGGGCCCTTGTCGCAGGCGTGAACCCAGATGGTCCCGCCCAGGATGGCGGTGTTGAACCAGGTGATGTGATTGTCGCATTTGACGGTAAGCCGGTTCCTGAGATGCGGGACTTGCCAAAGCTCGTCGCTGAAACGTCGATTGGCCGAACCGTTGATGTGGTGGTGATCCGCGACGGCAAAGAGAAGACACTCAACGTCAAGATTGATCGCTTGGATGAAACTGAAACAGCGGATGCCAGTGGCGGAAGCAGTGACAAGGAAGACGAAAAAGGGACCGCAGAGGTTCTTGGACTCGGTCTTTCGAGCCTCAACTCAACGACCCGCAGCCAATACAGTGTGCCAGAGGATGTGGAAGGTGTTGTTGTCACCTTTGTTGATCCGGTCAGTGCAGCTGCGGAGAAGGGCATTCGCCGTGGTGATGTGATCGTTGAAGTTGCTCAGAATGATGTAAGCAGCCCATCTGATGTGAAAACTTACGTGGAAGAAGAGAAGGCGTCTGGCCGGAAGTCGGTTCTTCTGCTGCTCGCCAGCAATGGTGATCTGCGGTTTGTCGCAGTACGCATCAAAGAAGACGAATAG
- a CDS encoding DUF2065 domain-containing protein (Derived by automated computational analysis using gene prediction method: Protein Homology.), protein MSDLITAIGLVLVLEGLVYAAFPGGLKQMMAMAQSTPDETLRRFGLGALALGVVIVWLVRG, encoded by the coding sequence ATGTCTGACCTGATCACAGCCATTGGGCTGGTTTTGGTTCTAGAAGGGCTTGTCTATGCGGCCTTCCCGGGTGGGCTCAAACAGATGATGGCCATGGCGCAATCCACGCCTGACGAGACGCTCCGCCGTTTCGGTCTTGGCGCGCTGGCTCTCGGGGTTGTGATCGTGTGGTTGGTGCGCGGATGA
- the miaA gene encoding tRNA (adenosine(37)-N6)-dimethylallyltransferase MiaA (Derived by automated computational analysis using gene prediction method: Protein Homology. GO_component: GO:0005737 - cytoplasm [Evidence IEA]; GO_function: GO:0052381 - tRNA dimethylallyltransferase activity [Evidence IEA]; GO_process: GO:0006400 - tRNA modification [Evidence IEA]) has protein sequence MSHTSRDGNDPLAVLIAGPTASGKSALGLALADRLDGEIINADSMQVYGDLRIVTARPSAEEEGQAPHHLYGHVSADRVYSTGQWLTDVITVTRQVQAQGKVPIVLGGTGLYFRALTEGFVEIPDIPDDVRTATRAEVDEIGPVAAHGRLQEVDPDWAAQVHENDPQRIARGLEVFRATGRPLTAWQAEPVEAPDLGPVAKFVLEPDRDWLIDRIHRRFRLMVELGAVDEVEALLKLGLAPSLPAMKALGVPELGAYLAGNMLLDEAIEAAAIKSRQYAKRQSTWFRQQMISWNRVSAQDLESQIDKIFSFIDE, from the coding sequence GTGAGCCATACCAGCAGAGACGGGAATGACCCATTGGCGGTCCTTATCGCAGGGCCAACGGCCAGCGGCAAGTCTGCTCTGGGGCTCGCTCTGGCTGATCGCCTGGATGGTGAGATCATCAATGCCGATTCCATGCAGGTCTATGGTGACCTGCGGATTGTGACGGCCCGTCCGTCGGCAGAAGAAGAGGGGCAGGCGCCTCATCACCTCTATGGGCATGTGTCGGCTGATAGGGTTTATTCAACCGGGCAGTGGCTCACCGACGTGATCACCGTGACAAGGCAGGTGCAAGCACAGGGCAAGGTCCCCATCGTTTTGGGGGGAACTGGGCTTTACTTCCGCGCGCTTACAGAAGGGTTTGTGGAGATCCCTGACATCCCCGATGATGTGCGCACAGCAACCCGGGCAGAGGTTGATGAGATTGGACCGGTGGCTGCTCACGGGCGCCTTCAGGAGGTGGACCCTGATTGGGCAGCTCAGGTTCACGAAAACGACCCTCAGCGCATTGCGCGCGGGCTTGAGGTCTTCCGGGCCACGGGCCGACCTCTCACCGCCTGGCAGGCGGAGCCGGTGGAAGCCCCGGATTTAGGGCCTGTTGCTAAGTTTGTGTTGGAACCTGATCGCGACTGGCTGATCGATCGAATTCACAGGCGGTTTCGGCTGATGGTCGAGCTTGGGGCTGTTGATGAGGTGGAAGCCTTGCTCAAACTGGGTTTAGCCCCGTCATTGCCGGCTATGAAGGCGCTGGGTGTGCCAGAGCTTGGGGCCTATCTTGCTGGAAACATGTTGTTGGATGAGGCGATAGAGGCGGCGGCGATTAAGAGCCGTCAATATGCCAAACGCCAGTCAACCTGGTTTCGGCAGCAGATGATTTCGTGGAATAGGGTTTCTGCGCAAGATTTGGAAAGCCAAATCGACAAAATCTTTTCATTTATTGACGAATAA
- the hflC gene encoding protease modulator HflC (Derived by automated computational analysis using gene prediction method: Protein Homology. GO_component: GO:0030288 - outer membrane-bounded periplasmic space [Evidence IEA]; GO_function: GO:0003674 - molecular_function [Evidence IEA]; GO_process: GO:0045861 - negative regulation of proteolysis [Evidence IEA]) translates to MNRAVGLGGAILLLVGVVIAYSTFFTVRMTEQALVLQFGDPRVAITEPGLNWKIPFIQNVVYFDKRILNLDSPEEEIIAGDQKRLVVDAFARYKIVDPLKFFQSVRDVALAERRLNPIFVSSLRNVLGEESLETLVRDDRSGMMVRIKTEFNTASANLGIEVVDVRIRAADLPEANSQAVYRRMQTEREREAQELRAQGAETAQRIRSRADRDVTVLVAEAQRESDTIRGEGDAKRNEIFADAYGKDPEFFSFYRSMLAYEEGLQSDTTTMVLSPDSDFFRYFGDPSGRGGR, encoded by the coding sequence ATGAACCGGGCAGTTGGACTAGGGGGGGCAATCCTCCTCCTCGTAGGGGTGGTCATTGCATATTCGACCTTCTTTACAGTTCGGATGACAGAGCAGGCGTTGGTTCTTCAATTTGGTGATCCTCGGGTTGCCATAACTGAGCCAGGCCTCAACTGGAAAATTCCCTTCATTCAGAACGTTGTTTATTTCGACAAACGCATTTTGAACCTCGATTCTCCTGAAGAAGAGATCATCGCTGGTGACCAGAAGCGTCTCGTCGTGGATGCGTTCGCCCGCTACAAAATCGTTGATCCGCTGAAATTCTTCCAGTCGGTGCGCGATGTTGCGCTGGCTGAGCGTCGGCTTAATCCGATCTTTGTGTCTTCCCTCAGAAATGTCTTGGGTGAAGAAAGTCTTGAAACGCTTGTTCGCGACGACCGTAGCGGCATGATGGTTCGCATTAAAACCGAGTTCAACACGGCGAGCGCCAATCTGGGCATCGAAGTGGTGGACGTGCGGATCCGTGCTGCAGACCTGCCAGAGGCGAACAGTCAGGCGGTTTACCGGCGCATGCAGACCGAACGTGAGCGGGAAGCGCAAGAGCTTCGTGCGCAAGGGGCAGAAACAGCTCAGCGTATCAGGTCTCGTGCTGACCGTGATGTGACCGTGTTGGTTGCGGAGGCTCAGCGGGAATCTGACACGATCCGCGGTGAGGGTGATGCGAAACGAAATGAGATTTTTGCTGACGCCTATGGCAAAGATCCGGAGTTCTTCTCCTTCTATCGCTCTATGCTTGCCTATGAAGAAGGCTTGCAAAGTGACACGACGACAATGGTTCTGTCTCCAGATAGTGATTTCTTCCGCTATTTCGGTGATCCAAGTGGTCGAGGCGGGCGCTAA
- the serB gene encoding phosphoserine phosphatase SerB (Derived by automated computational analysis using gene prediction method: Protein Homology. GO_function: GO:0036424 - L-phosphoserine phosphatase activity [Evidence IEA]; GO_process: GO:0006564 - L-serine biosynthetic process [Evidence IEA]), giving the protein MAPENESTVARIMSHVLTLIGNTSTELTQDHVDAVTRVLQTAGSPEWLMPGHACDLPLSAEEPPAVEAARSALNGATIDIVSQPLAHRRKKLLVADMDSTIIEQECIDELADALGIRDAISEITERAMRGELDFEPALRERVGLLKGLAESELQRVYETQITETPGGRMLCATMAAHGGTCALVSGGFTFFTERVAKSVGFTSNQANTLLVENGALTGEVSDPILGREAKVSALKSLTADLKIDQLETMAVGDGANDLGMIGEAGLGVAFRAKPIVAAAAPAEINHGDLSALLYIQGYRSDEIVNPA; this is encoded by the coding sequence ATGGCTCCTGAAAATGAAAGCACCGTTGCGCGCATCATGTCCCACGTTCTTACTCTTATAGGCAATACCAGCACAGAGCTCACGCAAGATCATGTGGATGCCGTTACGCGCGTACTACAAACCGCTGGCTCGCCTGAATGGCTGATGCCCGGACATGCCTGTGACTTGCCCTTGAGCGCCGAAGAACCACCTGCTGTTGAAGCAGCCCGTAGCGCCTTGAATGGCGCGACCATCGATATTGTCAGCCAGCCCCTAGCTCATCGCCGGAAGAAACTTCTGGTTGCTGACATGGACAGCACCATCATTGAGCAGGAATGTATCGACGAATTAGCCGACGCTCTGGGCATCAGAGACGCCATCTCCGAGATCACGGAGCGTGCCATGCGCGGCGAACTGGACTTCGAACCTGCACTTCGCGAGCGTGTAGGCCTCTTGAAAGGTCTCGCAGAAAGCGAGCTGCAGCGAGTCTACGAGACACAGATCACGGAGACACCAGGCGGACGGATGCTCTGCGCCACCATGGCGGCCCATGGGGGCACCTGCGCCCTTGTCTCTGGTGGTTTCACTTTCTTCACCGAAAGGGTCGCCAAGTCCGTTGGTTTTACGTCCAATCAGGCAAATACGCTGCTTGTGGAAAATGGCGCGCTGACAGGGGAAGTGTCAGACCCAATTCTGGGCCGCGAAGCGAAAGTCTCCGCGCTCAAAAGCCTTACAGCGGACCTCAAGATAGATCAGCTCGAAACCATGGCGGTAGGCGATGGCGCCAATGACCTGGGCATGATCGGGGAAGCAGGTCTGGGGGTGGCTTTCCGCGCAAAGCCCATAGTCGCCGCCGCAGCCCCCGCAGAGATCAACCATGGAGATCTTTCGGCCCTGCTTTACATTCAGGGATATCGGTCAGACGAGATCGTAAACCCCGCCTGA